In Vibrio fortis, the sequence AGCAAGCTTAACACCATTGAATACTGTTGGCCGTCACGCCAATTCTCGCACTGACTCCAGCGCAATATAAAGTACATTCCGAGCAGATAGATAAACAGCATTGAAAACGCAACAAAATGCTCACTCAGACCAAGCGTGTACATGCAATAGTGTTGACCGAAAAACACAATGCCCAAAAGTGTAGTGGTGACAAACACCTGTATGTTGCTAACACGTCTGTTGTTACGTTTTAAGGCGATTTTAGGTCTAACAAGCGCGAGAGCGAAAAAAACTAGTATGGCCGCGATAACGGCTAATTTTTGTAGCAACGTACTTTCATAGGGAAAGGCCTGTTGGGTTCCAAGGAAAATGGATGCTGATGCCACAAAGTAGAGAGTTGTACATACGACAAAGGATGGCCAGTTTAACCAAGGTTTTTTCCGCTCTGAACTACCCAAGTGCAATTCAACCATTAATATTGGTAAACAAATACTGCCAAGGCTATGAAGTCCAAGAATATATATTATCCAGAATGGTGACGTACCAATTGACTCGATATAGCCAAAAGATAGTAATCCTGCGTGATAGTAATCTGCGTTGAAAAACGTTTGAGTTAACAACCCCTCTTCTATTAAACCAAACGCAATAGAAAGCGTGAAAACTCCAACCCAGCCACTTCGACTTCGTCGTGCAATTTCTCTCACAAGCAACGCACCACAGCCGTAAAAAGGCACTAAGAATAGGAGTGATGAAAGCTGCCTAAGTGACCATATACCCAACAAATACTCGGCGATAATGGGGCTTAAGATACAAAGTGAGATAGTACCTAATTTGGCATCGCTAAAGCGAATAAGTTTCTGCAGTGACATGGGAATATAGGTTCTTCAAATTAAATGGCTGAGGGTCGCCTCAAAAACCAAAGTGTTTCAGATTTCTCTATTTCAGTAAAACCGTTAATCAAAGTTTATTGCACATAACTAAAAGACTTTCCAAATCTGGAATTACCCACCCATCGCCAATTTAGCAACGCCACTGACTCAGAATTGTCCAAAGCCGTATTACGCACCCTTATGGTTGCCCCTTATGGTTGCGTTATGCGCTGTGTTGTTTGTCGATCAGAATATTTTGTTAATGAGTAAATTGGCTTCAGTCTGTTCGATGCCTTCGATAGAACGTATTCGACCTAGCACCCCACCTAACATTGATAGATTTTGGCTACGTAGGTTAGCGATCAGATCCCATTTCCCATTAGTGTGGTACACGCTCAATACCTCTGGAAAACTTTGCAGATTTTTAAGTACATTGTTCTCATCCTTAGCCGCCACACAAATGCTAATGATTGCTTCGACCTGACTCTGCTCCGTATCTTCGCTCAGTTTGACGGTATAACCTAGGATCACTCCTAATTTCTCTAGCTTGCTGATCCGGTTTTGTACCGTAGCGCGTGATACTTTGAGCTGCTTTGCAAGGTTGACCACTGGCATGCGCGCATCTTTTCTCAGTAAGGCAATTAGCTCGCGGTCTTTATCATCTAGGTTGCTCACACCTTTTCTCCTGATTCGCTTATCCACTGACATATTGTTAAATGATGCGATCAAAACGCCAGTTATGGGTAGATATTTGTGCAATTTTCTGTCTTTTTGTTGGCTCAAGTCGCGTCTAGACTATCTTCACTCGCAGTATGCATATGAATAATAAGAGATTGAGGAGCTGTTGGATGACACTATTTTTGGATGTACAAGCACTAGGCCGTCTGGTAAATGCGCAAGGTGCTGATACTTTTATGGCAGATTTGCTTGGATATATGGAACAAGACTTCTGTCGCTGGCCAGAGTTTGATAAGTCGGCGCGAAGCGCAGCGCACAGCGAGGTTGGGGTTATCGAGTTGATGCCCGTTGCAGATCATAATTTATATGGCTTCAAATATGTGAATGGGCATCCATCTAATCCAAATCAGGGCCTATCAACCGTGATGGCGTTTGGTGCTTTGTCTGAGGTGGCGACGGGTTACCCACGCCTGCTGTCCGAACTGACTATCTCGACCGCTCTACGTACAGCAGTAACTTCAGTGATGGCGGCAAAGGCGTTGGCAAGAAAAGACAGTCAGTCGATGGGGATGATTGGCTGTGGTGCACAGAGTGAATTTCAGGCCATCGCTTTTCATGCCATTTTAGGGATCAAAGAGTTACGTATTTTCGATATTGATGTTGAAGCGATGGAGAAGCTAGCTTCGCATCTTGAGGCTTACCCTGATCTGAAGGTGATCAAGGCGGACAGCGCAAAGTCTTGCGTGAATGGTGCAGATATCGTAACAACCGTCACTGCTGATAAGGCGTATGCGACGATCCTGACACCTGATATGGTCGAGCCGGGCATGCATATAAATGGAGTAGGTGGGGATTGCCCAGGTAAAACCGAGTTGCATCTAGATGTGTTGCTTAATGGCAAGATCTTCATAGAACATGAGCCGCAAACTCGCGTTGAAGGGGATATCCAACAATTGCCAGCTGAGTACCCAGTGTATCCATTGTGGGAAGTGATTGCAGGTAAGAGCATTGGACGAGAAAGCGAGCAACAGGTCACTATCTTTGATTCGGTGGGCTTTGCACTCGAGGACCTTTCAGTACTGCGTTATATCTATGACCTTGCTACTGAGCTCGGTTTTGGCGAAACGATAGAGTTAGTTCCGCACATGAACAATCCGAAAGATCTATTTGGCCTAATGAAATCGACTCAATAGTTCGACATCTATAGTGCTTAAATGTCACCGCCTTCTAGCGTTTCCCGGTGCCATAATTCAATGAAAAAATGCCCATTAGCAATAATCGCTAATGGGCATTAAAAATGTTCTCACTTCTGGGCAACTAATTACTCGTAGTCAGAAGCGTAAGTGTCTTCGTAAGAGTGCGAGTAAAACTCAAATAGGTTACCAAACGGGTCTTCTAGGTAAACCATTTGTGCTTGCTTAGAATCGTCTTCTGGGTGGTAACGGTGAATATCCATACGAACTTTACCGCCAAACTCTTCAACACGTTTGATTGCTGATTCAAACTGTTCTTTAGGTAGCTGTAAACAGAAGTGGAAGATACCTAGGCGAGAGAAATCAACGTTATGACGCTCTTCTCGGTCAACCATTTCAAATAGTTCCACACCAATACCATCTGATGTTACTAGGTGCGCAATGTTGAAGCCTTTGAAGCCTTCACCAAACACAGCAATACACATACGGCCGATTGCTGTTTCACGTTCTTCCATCACTTTAGTGTTGTTCATTACAATGCGAAGGCCAAGGGCTTTAGTATAGAACTCTACCGCTTTGTCCATATCGCCAACCATGATACCAACGTGATTCATTTTCATATTCTGCTCCAAAATCTGTCTAGATAATTTGTCTTGTTTTCAGCGTTTCGCTTCGATGGGGAGAATATTAGGGCATTCGATTAATTAAATGAAATTATCATAAATTATATTAATGATAATTTTTTGTTATTTTGTAATTGAGGAAAAGTTCAATAAATCTTGTTCGAAAAAATTGAATTAATGCATCAAAATTGCAGGATTCTTTCTGTTGGTCATGCCACATAGACTGTTCATCAACAGCTGAGGGAGGATTGATATACCACCTCATATTGATCAAATAACTTTAAGGACATGACTATGAAAGCACTTATTCAAAAACTCGCACAATCAAACGCTGGCTTTGGTGCTCTGGCACTGCGAGTACCAGTTGGTATCATCTTTATGGCACATGGTGCGCAAAAACTGTTTGGTTGGTTTGGTGGCTATGGCTTAGAAGGTACTGGGCAGTGGATGGCGTCAATTGGTCTAGGCCCTGGGGTGTTGATGGCGTTCTTGGCGGGCAGTGCAGAGTTTGTCGGTGGTCTGTTTATTCTTCTAGGGTTGCTCACTCGTCCGGCTGCAGCTGCACTAGCAGTAACGATGTTAGTTGCCATTTTTGCGGTTCATTTTGAAAATGGTTTGTTTATGTCAAACAACGGTTACGAGTTTGGCTTAGCACTGCTAGCCGCAAGTGTATCTCTAGCATTCTCTGGTGCAGGTAAGGCAGCAATTGACCAAACCCTAGCTAAGAAACTGATTTAAATTTTTGGCTCGAACTCAATGTTTACCTAGGCGCTCATTTGAGCGCCTTTTTTATCTTCATTCTGGTCGACTGATAAATAAAAAGTTGATAATCAATGTTGACCTGTCTATAGCTTTACACTTTATAGTTTGATTATTGAAAGCACTCTGACGTCGAAGTATTGAGTGCGGATACCTATTAATTGGATAGAAAGATATGAACATTAGACATGAAACAGAGCTAGATTTAAATCACATAGAATCGACGACTTATCAAGCCTTTGAAAATCATCCTCATCACGAACCGGGTGCAAAACCGACTGAACATTTGATCGTGAAAAGGCTGCGAGAAGCCAATGCATTAACGCTTTCTCTCGTTTACGAGGAAGGAGAGCAACTCATCGGACACATTGCCTTGTCTCCAGTCATGATTGATGGAAACGACAGCCGATGGTTGGGATTAGGTCCAGTATCC encodes:
- a CDS encoding VOC family protein, whose translation is MKMNHVGIMVGDMDKAVEFYTKALGLRIVMNNTKVMEERETAIGRMCIAVFGEGFKGFNIAHLVTSDGIGVELFEMVDREERHNVDFSRLGIFHFCLQLPKEQFESAIKRVEEFGGKVRMDIHRYHPEDDSKQAQMVYLEDPFGNLFEFYSHSYEDTYASDYE
- a CDS encoding GNAT family N-acetyltransferase yields the protein MNIRHETELDLNHIESTTYQAFENHPHHEPGAKPTEHLIVKRLREANALTLSLVYEEGEQLIGHIALSPVMIDGNDSRWLGLGPVSVAPSHQGKGVGSALIREALSQVKNSGFEGVVLLGEPQYYGRFGFKSQPELTLSGVPAEYFLALSFNGEIPVGQVSYHSAFYG
- a CDS encoding DoxX family protein, with product MKALIQKLAQSNAGFGALALRVPVGIIFMAHGAQKLFGWFGGYGLEGTGQWMASIGLGPGVLMAFLAGSAEFVGGLFILLGLLTRPAAAALAVTMLVAIFAVHFENGLFMSNNGYEFGLALLAASVSLAFSGAGKAAIDQTLAKKLI
- a CDS encoding Lrp/AsnC family transcriptional regulator; protein product: MSNLDDKDRELIALLRKDARMPVVNLAKQLKVSRATVQNRISKLEKLGVILGYTVKLSEDTEQSQVEAIISICVAAKDENNVLKNLQSFPEVLSVYHTNGKWDLIANLRSQNLSMLGGVLGRIRSIEGIEQTEANLLINKIF
- a CDS encoding ornithine cyclodeaminase; translation: MTLFLDVQALGRLVNAQGADTFMADLLGYMEQDFCRWPEFDKSARSAAHSEVGVIELMPVADHNLYGFKYVNGHPSNPNQGLSTVMAFGALSEVATGYPRLLSELTISTALRTAVTSVMAAKALARKDSQSMGMIGCGAQSEFQAIAFHAILGIKELRIFDIDVEAMEKLASHLEAYPDLKVIKADSAKSCVNGADIVTTVTADKAYATILTPDMVEPGMHINGVGGDCPGKTELHLDVLLNGKIFIEHEPQTRVEGDIQQLPAEYPVYPLWEVIAGKSIGRESEQQVTIFDSVGFALEDLSVLRYIYDLATELGFGETIELVPHMNNPKDLFGLMKSTQ